The DNA segment CACCGGCATGCACGCAGTGGCCCGCCGTCCACACCAGGTTGGACTTGCCCGGGTGGCGCACGTCCTTCACGACCGTGCCGGAGCACACCATGTGACCCTTGGGCGAGTCGAAGAAGACCTTGCCGACCGGCGCCGCGTTCTCGTGGTACGGGGTCTTCTCGGCCTGGGCCTCGACCGGCTGCGGCTCGGGATCCGTGACGCCCTGGTCGGCCACCGCGTCCTTGGCGACCGTCTTGGCCGGATCCTTCGCGGACTTCATCCGCTCCGGCTTCCAGAGGTCCTTGATGTACGGGTTGACGAAGTCCTTGGCGTTACGCAGCCACTCTTCCCTGTCCCAGTTCTTCCACCCGCCGTTCTTCCACTTGTCGGGGTCGATCCCGTGCTCTTTCAGGCGGTTGGAGAGCTCGTCGGCGAGACCGGCGGCGTCGGAGCCGGAGGAGCCGCCGGCGCTCTGGGCGGCGGCGGAGGAGTCGGACGCGCCGCTCGCGTCGTCGTCGGTGGAGGGGCCGCAGGCGGTGGCCGTGAGTGCCAGGGCCGCGACCAGCCCGGTGGCGGCGAGGACGGCGCGCCGCCCCCGGCCGCGCGCGAAGGGCGGACGTATGGAACGCATGGTGCAGTAACCCCCGAGATCGTGTGGCTGTGATGGCGAGTTGAGAGATTGCCTGATGGATCGTGTCGTGTACTTGTCAGTAACCGGGGCGGGCCCGTACGCCCCTGACCTGTGACACCCCACTGTGCCCGGCCGGGGTGCCGGCCGGCCCGTCATGGGGTCCGCAGACGGCGCATCCTACTGGGCGGCGTACTTCCTGCTCACCGCGTCGTAGACGCCCTCGGCCTCCTTGCCCAGCCGCGGCCCCGCGAGCCAGCCGCTGGTGATCGGGCCGATGGAGGTGTTCGAGACGAGCGCCGGCCTGCCGTCCGCCCCGGTGCTCACCCAACCGCCGCCGGAGGAACCGCCGGTCATCGTGCAGCCGATGCGGTACATCGTCGGGTCGGAGGCGGTGAGCGAGAGCCGCCCCGGCTTGTCGGCGCACTGGTACAGCTTCTGGCCGTCGTACGGCGCCGCGGCGGGATAGCCCCTGGCCGTCAGCGAGGCGATCGTCGGCGCCGGCGGAGCGTCGAAGTCCACCGGAAGAGCCGAACCGACCGTCTCCTCAAGCGACTTGCCCGAGCCGCCCTTCTCCGGCGTCACATGGATCACCGCGAAGTCGTACGGCGCTCCCTGGCCGCCCGTCGGACCGCCGTGCTCGATCCACTGCTGAGACGTCTGCGCCCAGGTGCCCCACCAGATGCCGTACGGGGCGACCTCGCTCTTCGGCGCGGTCTGGAGCTCCTTCGCCGTCCTGCCGCCGTCGTTGTACGAGGGCACGAAGGCGATGTTGCGGTACCAGCCGCCGTCCTTGCCGGCGTGCACGCAGTGCCCCGCGGTCCACACCAGATCGGACTTGCCGGGGTGCGCCGGGTCCTCGACCACCGTCGCCGAGCAGACCATCGACCCCTTGGGGCCGTCGAAGAAGAGCTTGCCCGACTGTGCCGCGTCCTCGTGGTAGGGCGCCCGCACCTCCTGCGCCCGCACCGGCGCCGGGGTCGGGTCCGTCACGCCCTGGTCGCCCGAGACGCCGTCGCCGTCCACTCCCTTGTCAGGGGGGTTGGCGTCCCGCATGCGGTCCGGGTTCCAGAGGCCGGCGATGATCGGGTTGACGAAGTCCTGCGCCTCACGCAGCCACTCGTCCTTCTCCCAGTTCCGCCAGCCGCCGTTCTTCCACTTGTCCGGGTCGATGCCGTGCTTCCTGAGCCGGTCCGCGAGGCCGTCGGGCAACCGCACCCCGCCGTCGCCGGCCGTCGCGGAGGCGCTCGGGCTCGGTGCGCCCCCCGCGTTGTCGTCACCGGGCCCGCAGGCCGTGGCGGTGAGGGCGAGAACCGCGCCCAGTGCGGCCACCGCCGCCACCGGGGCCCTGCGGCGCGCCGCCCTCCCCTCGGGCACGGCGAAGAACGGGCGTATGGATCGCATGGTCTGACTCCCCCTGGAACGACGTTCGATGCGGCAGCGGTGCGCCGCGGCCGGGCAACGCGCCCGCCCGAACGGGACGGTGCCGCCTTCCGGCCCGGGCACTCTCCGGCCGAGGGCCGGGCGGTGCCGTGTGCCACCGCCCGGCGGCCCGCCCGAGTGGCCGGTGCCGAACGGCCCCTCACACTATGCCGGTGCCTGTGGGAGACGGCAGACGGGAGCGCAACGGTTCCGTCACAGCGCCGGTCGGTACGAAGCCGTGGCCAGGGGTGATGTGAGGCGGCCCGGCGGAAACGTTACGGGTCCGGTGGCGCCTGGCACGTCGAGATCCCCCGGTGGAGCGGCCGGCTGCGGTGCCGCACCGCCGGACCGTGACGAGGCCCAAGGATCTTCCGCCGGGCCGTGTTCCCGCGCCCTTCCCGTCGTTGGAAGTGAGGGGGCCGCGGTCGCGCCGTGACCCCGCTCGCCGCGCGCGGCGGGACGCGCTACCTGCGGGAGGAACGACACCCATGGCCGTGACCGGCTCTGCGCCCTTGGCGACGACGACCGCGCAGGAGGCCATCCTGCGCCGTCAGGCGGCGCGCGAATCCGCAGCGCGCACCTACGCGCGCGCCCTGCCCATCGTGCCCGTGCGCGCACGCGGGTTGACGATCGAGGGCGCCGACGGCCGGCGCTACCTGGACTGCCTCTCCGGCGCGGGCACCCTCGCCCTCGGCCACAACCACCCCGTGGTGCTCAAGGCCATCCGCACCGTCCTCGACTCCGGCGCGCCTCTCCACGTACTGGATCTCGCGACCCCGGTGAAGGACGCCTTCGTCACGGAGCTCTTCGCCACCCTGCCGCGCCCCCTGGCGGACCACGCGCGCATCCAGTTCTGCGGACCGGCCGGCACGGACGCCGTCGAGGCCGCGCTCAAGCTGGTGCGCGCGGCCACCGGCCGGGCCGGCGTGCTCGCGTTCAGCGGCGCCTACCACGGCATGACGGCCGGCGCGCTGGACGCCTCGGGCGGCGCCGACGGCTTCGGCGCCGGCCGGGTGGCCCACCTGCCGTTCCCGCAGGACTACCGCTGCCCCTTCGGCGTCGGCGGCCCGCGTGGCGCCGAGCTCGCGGCCCGCTGGACCGAGACGCTGCTCGACGACCCCAAGTCCGGCGTCCGCGCGCCGGCCGGCATGATCCTCGAACCCGTGCAGGGCGAGGGCGGGGTGCTGCCCGCCCCCGACGACTGGATGCGCAGGATGCGCGCGC comes from the Streptomyces sp. TS71-3 genome and includes:
- a CDS encoding diaminobutyrate--2-oxoglutarate transaminase family protein, whose product is MAVTGSAPLATTTAQEAILRRQAARESAARTYARALPIVPVRARGLTIEGADGRRYLDCLSGAGTLALGHNHPVVLKAIRTVLDSGAPLHVLDLATPVKDAFVTELFATLPRPLADHARIQFCGPAGTDAVEAALKLVRAATGRAGVLAFSGAYHGMTAGALDASGGADGFGAGRVAHLPFPQDYRCPFGVGGPRGAELAARWTETLLDDPKSGVRAPAGMILEPVQGEGGVLPAPDDWMRRMRALTAARGIPLIADEVQTGAGRTGAFWAVQHSGIVPDVMVMSKAIGGSMPLAVVVYHEDLDVWPPGAHAGTFRGNQLAMAAGAATLAHIREHGLAERAALLGTRMVGELQGLAAAHQCIGDVRGRGLMIGVELVDPEAEDTTAPGPPPAAPALALAVQRECLSRGLIVELGGRHSSVVRLLPPLTLTDEQASAVLDRLADAIGAAARTHHPAPAHP
- a CDS encoding serine protease — its product is MRSIRPFFAVPEGRAARRRAPVAAVAALGAVLALTATACGPGDDNAGGAPSPSASATAGDGGVRLPDGLADRLRKHGIDPDKWKNGGWRNWEKDEWLREAQDFVNPIIAGLWNPDRMRDANPPDKGVDGDGVSGDQGVTDPTPAPVRAQEVRAPYHEDAAQSGKLFFDGPKGSMVCSATVVEDPAHPGKSDLVWTAGHCVHAGKDGGWYRNIAFVPSYNDGGRTAKELQTAPKSEVAPYGIWWGTWAQTSQQWIEHGGPTGGQGAPYDFAVIHVTPEKGGSGKSLEETVGSALPVDFDAPPAPTIASLTARGYPAAAPYDGQKLYQCADKPGRLSLTASDPTMYRIGCTMTGGSSGGGWVSTGADGRPALVSNTSIGPITSGWLAGPRLGKEAEGVYDAVSRKYAAQ
- a CDS encoding serine protease encodes the protein MRSIRPPFARGRGRRAVLAATGLVAALALTATACGPSTDDDASGASDSSAAAQSAGGSSGSDAAGLADELSNRLKEHGIDPDKWKNGGWKNWDREEWLRNAKDFVNPYIKDLWKPERMKSAKDPAKTVAKDAVADQGVTDPEPQPVEAQAEKTPYHENAAPVGKVFFDSPKGHMVCSGTVVKDVRHPGKSNLVWTAGHCVHAGAGGGWYRNIEFVPSYNDLGKPMADLQNATYQEVAPYGKFWADWASTSNEWINEGGETGGNGAPYDYAVLHVKPEQGGKSLEETVGAALDVDFSAPSTSEAGTMGAWGYPAAPPYDGQKMFKCLDRPGRLSIEPSKPTMYRIGCTMTGGSSGGGWFRVVGKKTELVSNTSIGPITNGWLAGPQLGEGAKAVYDNMSQKYGGQ